A single genomic interval of Chitinophaga sp. 180180018-3 harbors:
- the traM gene encoding conjugative transposon protein TraM, translating to MKENENKKSVVRVTEGNQAATADVPQDGTQNKAEKLKKPLIFGLMGIVFVGCMYLIFKPSADKKEIENIGLNDAVPEATGAGMPADKGKAYELEMLERKEQEKRNALTTLSDYWNTEDKKEPNDEFPEEDESNSYGGGRGSGRNGNPALSSYRNAQSTLGSFYQDNNSETTELRRQLDELKEQLAEKDVPKSVTVDDQLALMEKSYQMAAKYLPTGTNSTEVPPAKDAGTATAGSTQKEHFVAFTPTRKNTVSALYREPTDSAFLADWSETRNRGFYTAGSIEQTAQPKNSIKACVHDAQTVIGETGVRLRLLEPAQTPQRTIPKGTIVTANAKFQGGRLQLKITSVELEGNIIPVDITIYDLDGQQGLYVPYSPEMNALTEMAGNMSQTSGTSIMLTQNAGQQVAADLSRGVVQGVSGYFTKKVRTPKVTLKAGHQVFLVSKK from the coding sequence ATGAAAGAAAATGAGAACAAAAAGTCGGTTGTTCGGGTAACGGAAGGGAACCAGGCAGCAACCGCTGATGTACCGCAAGACGGTACACAGAACAAAGCCGAAAAGCTCAAAAAGCCGCTCATCTTTGGCTTAATGGGAATTGTCTTCGTAGGTTGTATGTACCTCATATTTAAACCATCCGCAGACAAAAAGGAAATCGAGAACATTGGGCTGAACGATGCAGTACCAGAGGCTACCGGAGCAGGAATGCCTGCCGACAAAGGCAAGGCTTATGAGTTGGAAATGCTGGAACGCAAAGAGCAAGAAAAACGCAATGCACTTACCACGCTTTCTGACTATTGGAATACTGAAGACAAAAAAGAGCCTAATGATGAATTTCCCGAAGAAGACGAAAGCAACAGCTATGGCGGTGGCAGAGGTTCGGGCAGAAACGGCAATCCGGCATTGAGCAGTTACCGCAATGCACAAAGCACATTGGGTTCATTTTATCAGGATAACAACTCTGAAACAACAGAACTCCGCAGGCAATTGGACGAACTAAAAGAACAATTAGCCGAGAAAGATGTGCCTAAATCTGTAACCGTTGATGACCAGCTTGCCCTAATGGAGAAATCCTACCAGATGGCGGCAAAGTATCTGCCAACGGGTACAAATTCGACAGAAGTTCCACCTGCTAAGGATGCAGGTACGGCTACCGCAGGTTCAACTCAAAAGGAGCATTTTGTGGCATTCACACCTACAAGAAAGAACACCGTTTCCGCTTTGTATCGTGAGCCTACGGACAGTGCCTTTTTAGCCGATTGGAGCGAAACAAGAAACCGGGGCTTTTATACCGCAGGTTCTATTGAGCAAACGGCACAACCGAAAAACAGTATCAAAGCCTGTGTACACGATGCGCAAACGGTTATCGGCGAAACAGGGGTACGATTGCGATTGTTAGAGCCAGCCCAAACGCCTCAACGTACCATTCCGAAAGGAACGATTGTAACAGCTAATGCCAAATTTCAGGGAGGTCGATTACAGCTAAAGATTACCTCCGTAGAATTAGAGGGCAACATCATTCCGGTTGATATAACCATTTACGATTTGGACGGACAGCAAGGCTTGTACGTTCCGTATTCGCCGGAAATGAACGCCCTTACCGAAATGGCGGGCAATATGAGCCAGACTTCGGGAACAAGCATAATGCTCACGCAGAATGCAGGACAACAGGTTGCTGCTGATTTAAGCCGTGGCGTGGTACAGGGTGTTTCGGGCTATTTCACAAAAAAGGTGAGAACCCCAAAGGTTACGCTAAAAGCAGGGCATCAGGTCTTCCTTGTATCTAAAAAATAA
- the traN gene encoding conjugative transposon protein TraN, giving the protein MKNHLKIFWAFALILGFAVQSYAQDSARTKLALGKIEPYKMEVTYDKTSHLIFPTAIRYVDLGSEYLIAGKAEDAENVLRVKASVRDFEPETNFSVITNDGRFYSFNVYYSSYPEAMSYDLLTMQKAVDKANGNDVLFEELGNNSPSLAGLLLETIYKKDKRIVKHIGAKSFGIQFILKGIYIHNGKYYFHTELRNRTNVPFQIDFVNFKVVDKKVAKRTVVQERPMIPLRTYKPLDDIAGKTIEQNVFLLDQFTIADDKVLLIEIFEKNGGRHQTLQIENSDLIKARLINDMHLKF; this is encoded by the coding sequence ATGAAAAATCATTTAAAAATCTTTTGGGCATTTGCCCTGATACTCGGCTTTGCCGTACAGTCTTACGCACAGGATAGTGCAAGAACTAAACTTGCATTGGGCAAGATAGAACCGTATAAAATGGAAGTGACCTACGATAAAACTTCGCACCTGATTTTCCCGACTGCCATTCGTTACGTGGATTTGGGTAGCGAATACCTGATTGCAGGGAAAGCGGAAGATGCGGAAAACGTGTTGCGTGTAAAAGCATCGGTAAGGGATTTTGAACCCGAAACCAATTTTTCTGTCATTACCAATGACGGGCGTTTTTACAGCTTCAATGTGTATTACAGTTCCTATCCGGAGGCAATGAGCTATGACCTGCTCACGATGCAAAAGGCAGTAGATAAAGCCAATGGTAACGATGTGCTTTTTGAAGAATTGGGCAACAATTCTCCGTCATTGGCAGGCTTGCTGTTGGAAACGATTTACAAGAAAGACAAACGTATTGTAAAGCATATCGGGGCTAAGAGCTTCGGTATTCAGTTTATCCTCAAAGGCATTTACATACACAACGGCAAATACTATTTCCATACGGAATTGAGAAACCGTACCAATGTGCCATTTCAGATTGATTTTGTGAATTTCAAGGTAGTGGATAAAAAGGTAGCCAAACGTACCGTAGTACAGGAACGCCCGATGATACCGCTTAGGACTTACAAGCCACTGGACGACATTGCCGGAAAAACAATCGAACAAAACGTCTTCCTGTTAGACCAATTTACCATTGCCGATGACAAGGTACTGCTGATTGAGATTTTCGAGAAAAACGGAGGCAGGCATCAAACGCTCCAGATAGAAAATTCCGACTTAATCAAAGCCCGTTTGATTAACGATATGCACCTGAAATTTTAA
- a CDS encoding conjugal transfer protein TraO, whose translation MKKYIYTVMLIFMAITVTQAQRMLPKQKGLEVSTGVLSNDKIGNDYYINVAMTVNGKNGNYQLWALEYTHQYHDYKALRIPQETYTAEGGYSFFLLGDARKNITLNFGITGVVGYESINRGEAMLYDGAKILSEDNFIYGAGGRLTFETYLSDRFVLVLQGRTKVLWGTDLEQFRPSAGVGLRFNF comes from the coding sequence ATGAAAAAGTATATCTATACCGTGATGCTCATCTTTATGGCCATCACGGTCACACAGGCACAAAGAATGTTACCTAAACAGAAAGGATTGGAAGTGAGTACGGGTGTGCTGTCCAATGATAAAATCGGTAACGATTATTATATCAATGTAGCAATGACCGTAAACGGCAAAAATGGTAACTATCAGCTTTGGGCGTTGGAATACACTCATCAATACCACGATTATAAAGCCCTCCGCATACCGCAGGAAACTTATACCGCAGAGGGCGGTTACAGCTTCTTCCTCTTGGGCGATGCCCGTAAGAACATCACGCTGAACTTCGGAATAACAGGTGTAGTCGGTTACGAAAGTATCAACCGTGGCGAAGCAATGTTGTATGACGGAGCAAAAATTTTGAGCGAGGATAATTTTATCTACGGAGCTGGTGGACGGCTCACATTTGAAACGTACCTGTCCGACCGTTTTGTGTTAGTCCTGCAAGGGCGTACAAAGGTTTTGTGGGGTACAGACTTGGAACAGTTCCGACCGTCCGCAGGCGTGGGATTAAGGTTTAATTTTTAA
- a CDS encoding DUF3872 domain-containing protein — MAILTASVTLVSCSKDDELEIQNDFPFEVKVMPVPKDVASGQTVEIRITIQRTGNYSNTQYFLRYFQFDGQGTLRYYDEPPYLPNDLYSLPTEQFRLYYTSSSTVSQSFEVWISDNFGNEKQLSFQFNSSD; from the coding sequence TTGGCAATCCTCACAGCTTCGGTTACGTTGGTATCTTGTAGCAAAGACGATGAACTCGAAATACAGAACGATTTCCCTTTTGAGGTCAAAGTAATGCCTGTACCCAAAGATGTTGCCAGTGGGCAGACCGTAGAGATACGGATTACCATACAGCGAACAGGCAATTACAGCAATACGCAATATTTTCTCCGCTACTTCCAATTTGACGGTCAAGGCACATTGCGGTATTATGACGAACCACCGTATTTGCCAAACGATTTGTATTCGTTGCCAACGGAGCAGTTCCGGTTGTATTACACTTCGTCATCTACCGTATCACAATCCTTTGAGGTTTGGATTTCGGATAACTTCGGTAACGAAAAGCAGTTGAGCTTTCAGTTCAACAGTAGTGATTAA
- a CDS encoding helix-turn-helix domain-containing protein produces MEVIAIQKSALDGMKNELREILEMTENAVRKYTPIFKEEQWLDNQEVCLMMNITKRTLQTYKDKGLLPYSKLNRKNYYKRSDVQALLEAGQPYNTNDNGFTDE; encoded by the coding sequence ATGGAAGTTATCGCAATACAAAAATCCGCATTGGACGGAATGAAAAATGAGCTAAGGGAAATTTTGGAAATGACCGAAAATGCTGTACGGAAATACACGCCGATTTTCAAAGAAGAGCAATGGCTCGACAACCAGGAAGTGTGTTTGATGATGAACATTACCAAACGGACTTTGCAGACCTATAAGGACAAAGGCTTATTGCCATATTCCAAACTGAACCGCAAGAATTATTATAAACGCTCGGACGTACAGGCTTTACTCGAAGCCGGACAGCCGTACAATACCAACGACAATGGATTTACTGACGAATGA
- a CDS encoding helix-turn-helix domain-containing protein, translated as MDLLTNETEEIIAHQEMIMQLRNRIEEILKNYRPVMNGEIYLSGEDVCKLLHISKRTLQQYRDDNILPFIQIGGKIIYKESDILTVLEQNYIANDRHCL; from the coding sequence ATGGATTTACTGACGAATGAAACGGAAGAAATCATCGCCCATCAGGAAATGATAATGCAGTTGAGAAACCGTATTGAAGAAATATTGAAAAACTACCGTCCTGTAATGAACGGAGAAATATACTTGTCGGGCGAAGATGTATGCAAGCTGCTCCATATCAGCAAACGGACTTTACAGCAATACCGTGACGATAATATCCTGCCGTTTATACAAATTGGGGGCAAGATAATCTATAAGGAAAGTGATATTCTGACCGTCTTAGAACAGAACTATATAGCCAATGACAGACATTGCTTGTAA